The Microbacter margulisiae genomic sequence ATATTGCACAAGATGAACCGCAAATACACACGCGAGTGGTATCTGGACCGTATTGCAGCTATCCGGCGGATCTTACCTGAAGCGAGCATCACGACGGACGTTTTTTGCGGATTCCCGACAGAGACGGATGAAGATCATGAACAGACCCTTTCATTGATGCGTGAGGTGGGTTTCGACGCCGCCTTTATGTTCAAATATTCGGAAAGGCCGGGCACTTTTGCCGCAAAACATTTGCCGGACGATATCTCCGAGCCGGTAAAAGTGAAACGGTTGCAGGAGATCATTGATTTGCAAAACCAACTCTCGGCCGAAAGCAACAAAGCAGCTATTGGCAAAACCTTTGAGGTGTTGGTGGAAGGATTTTCAAAAAGGTCGCGTGAACATTTCTTTGGAAGGACATCCCAGAACAAGGTGGTTGTTTTCCCCAAGGCGGGTTATCACATCGGCGACCGGGTTGAGGTACGCATTACCGATGCTTCGTCGGCAACCCTCCAGGGAGAACCCATAATGCATTCATAATTATTTCAAAACACTTGAAGAGTCATCAGATATTGCCGTAAAACATTAAAAAACACAGCACAAATGAACAAACAAATTTGGTCGAAATCAGTACCGCACCTTGTGGCAATTCTTTTTTTCATTATCGTTTCTTATATCTATTTCAGTCCGGTTATTGAAGGAAAGGTCGTGATTGGCCATGATAACCAGACATGGGCGGGCATGTCAAAAGAAACAATGGATTATAATGCCACCCATAAAACGCCTACGCTATGGACAAACAGTATGTTTGGCGGAATGCCGACCTATCAGATTGCAATGAAAACACCTGCCGACGCAGTGAGCTTCATTTATTCCTTTTTTACGGTTTTCCCACGTCCGGTTTACTACCTGATATTATATCTAATCGGTTTTTATATCCTAATGCTTGCTTTGCGCATCAATCCGTGGCTGAGCATGATAGGTGCGGCGGCGTTTGCTTTTGCTTCATATAATTTTATCATCATTGCCGCCGGACATAGCAGCAAGGCGATTACAATTGCCTACATGGCGCCTGTGATTGGCAGCGTGGTGATGGCTTTCAGGGAACGACGATGGCTCGGGGCAATATTGACTGCTATCTTCCTGGGACTGGGCATTAAAGCAGGACATTTCCAGATTGTCTATTATGTGCTGATTATTATTCTTATCCTGGGCATTTCGGAACTGATTTACAGCATAAAAGACAAACAGTTTGGTGACTTTCTGAAAACACTTGGCGCATTGGGCATCAGCCTGGTGCTGGCTGTAGGGATTAATGCCACAACGTTGCTTACCACTTATGAATATGGCCAGTATTCGATGCGGGGACAAGGATCATCGGCCTCTCAAAATCACCAGAGTAACAAAGGCGGACTGGATAAGGATTATATTACCCAATGGAGTTATGGGATTGGAGAAACATTAACATTGCTGATCCCCGATTTCCGTGGCGGTGCAAGCGATGGAACATTGACGGAGAATTCGGCAACGGGTCAGAAGCTCGACGCTTTGGGAGCGGATGCTTCACAGATAATGAGTACTCAAAAATGGCCGCTTTACTGGGGGAACCAACCAATGACCTCAGGCCCTGTTTATGTAGGGGCTATTGTTTGCTTCCTTTTTGTCCTTGGATTGTTTTTGGTGGAAGGACGTTATAAGTGGTGGCTTCTGGCAGCTACTATCCTGTCTGTTATGCTGGCATGGGGTAAAAACTTCGGACTGATGACAGACTTCTTTATCGATCATGTACCTATGTATAATAAGTTCCGAACGGTATCCATGATTCTGGTCATTGCCGGATATACCATGCCGATTTTGGCCGTGTTGGCCATACAGCGTATTGTGAAGGGCGAATATGATCAGGAAAAATTCAAAAAAGCGCTTTACTGGTCATTGGGCATCACGGGAGGTCTGAGTTTGCTTTTTGCGCTGATACCTTCGCTGGCCGGTAATTTTATGTCACCGTCAGATAACCAGTTTACCGGAAATTATGCTTTCCTGCAAAACACATTGCCAATAGACCGTGAATCGTTGCTTCGCTCTGACGCGTTCCGTTCGTTCATCTTCATCCTGTTGGCAGGAGCTGCCATCTGGTTGTTTACAAAAAAGAAAATCAATACCTCATGGCTTTACATCAGTCTTGGTGTTTTGATTTTACTTGACATGTATCCCGTCGCAAAACGCTATCTGAACGATAGCAACTTTGAATCGAAGACAGTTGCTGCAAGCATTAAACCCAGTGTTGCCGATAAAGCCATTTTGCAGGACACAACGTATTATCGTGTGCTGAATTTATCGGTAAGTCCGTTTAATGATGCCTCGACTTCCTATTTTCATAAGAGCATCGGAGGTTATCATGGCGCAAAATTGCGCGAATATCAGGATTTGATAGACGCACAACTGATTCCTGAAATTGAATCCATCTTTAGTTCGTTCAAACAGGCCAAAACAGCAGCAGACATACAACAGCCCCTGGCAGCACAGGTAGTGTTGAATATGCTTGATATGAAATACCTGATCTACGATCCGCAGGCTCCCCCGATCCTTAATCCATATGCTAACGGAAGCCAATGGCTGATCCGGAAAGTCGTTACGGTACCCGATCAGGCAGCTGCCCTTCAGAAAGTAGGACAGATTGATACCAAACATGAGGCAGTAGTGACACAATCTGTGGCAACTACTCTGCCATCGTCATTCGGGAGCGATACTACAGCTACAATTACCCTGCAGAAATATGAACCCAATAAACTGGTCTATGATTATCAGTCAAAGAGTCCCCAGATTGCTGTCTTCTCGGAAATTTATTATCCCAAAGGATGGAACGCTTATATTGACGGGAAGAAGGTGCCGTTTGTCAAAGCAGATTACCTGTTGCGCGCAATGGCGCTTAATGCAGGTCAGTATCAGATTATGTTCCGGTTTGATCCGAAATCATATTCACTTGGAAATGCCATTTCGATGATTTCTTCTATCCTGTTGATCCTCTTTGTGCTGGGTGGTCTGTTTTTGCTTTTCAGAAAATGCAGGAAAAAAAGAGAACAATAAACGATTGATTGGTTAGCTTCGGATAAATAACAGACATAAAACGCTATCTTTGCAGGCGTGAAACCAACCCGGTTTTCGGGAAGGATTATTCTGAAGCATTTACAGGAAACACGGTTAAAGCAGAAAGAGAATGTCACATCGTGCATCAAGGCAAAAAAAGCGGTTTTTTAACTTGCATGTTATCTCCACGATAAGTATTGCATTTGTACTTTTCCTCATAGGACTCATCTCCATACTGGTTATTATTGGGAATGATGTATCAAACTATGTGAAGGAAAACGTGAACATGTCAGTTGTCATCGAGGATAGCATTTCCCCGCATGATTTGCAGGTGGTGCAGCAATTGATTCAAACAATGCCTGGTGTAAAATCCTATGAATATATCAGCAAGGAGCAGGCCTTAAAAGATCATATCCGCGATTTGGGAGAAAATCCTGCCGATTTTCTGGGCTACAATCCTTTGCTGGCTTCTTTTGAAGTGAAACTGACCTCTTTTTATGCTAATACAGACAGTGTGTCCCATATCGAGAAACGGTTGAAAAAATATGCCGGCGTGAAGCAGGTTATTTACCAAAAAGATATTATCCAGCTGGTAAATGATAATTTAACCAAGACAGGCTATTTCCTGATGGGGATAGCGGCTATTCTGATCTTTATTTCGACGGTATTGCTGAATAATACGATCCGGTTGAGTATTTATTCCAAGCGGTTTGTGATTAATACCATGCGTTTGGTAGGCGCTAAGGCATGGTTTATCCGCCGGGCGTTTGTGTGGCGGTATTTGTGGAACGGACTCATTGCCGCTGTAATAGCGCTGGCGTTGCTTGGTGTTGCTGCCTATTATGTTCAGATTGCCCTTGGCGTCAACTTTAATCTGTACAACCTTCGTGTTGAGCTGATGGTTAGCGGGGTAGTAGTCCTGTTCGGATTGCTGATCAGCTTCTTTGCTGCCCTTTTTGCCGTAAACCGCTATATACGGATGCGAACTAATGATATGTATTTTATTTAGTCCATAGTATTTACCAAAACATTAATACTTTCTACTGATGAAACAGACAAAACAACCGGTAAAAACCGATGAAACGCAAAACCAGAGGGATTTTGCCCTGGGAAAGACCAATTGGATTTTAATAGGCGTTTCTGTGTTTATGATCATTTTAGGTTTTCTTCTCATGACAGGCGGTAAGTCAGGATCGGTATTTAATCCGGATATTTTTAGCACACGACGCATCACTGTTGGCCCAATGATTTCTTTATTTGGCTTCTTATCTATGTTCTTTTCTATCATGTGGCGTAACAAAAAGGAGGACGAGAATAAATGACCTGGTTACATACCCTCATCTTATCGGTTATAGAAGGCCTTACCGAATTTTTGCCCGTTTCATCAACTGGTCACATGGCTTTAGCCGGAGCTTTTATGGGCATTGATAAAAACGCTTTTACTAAATTATTTATTGAGAATATCCAGTTTGGAACCATTTTATCGGTGGTTGTTGTGTATTGGAGAAAATTTATTGACTTCAAAAGCTGGCATTTTTATCTCAAATTAATCCTGGCATTGATTCCTTCTGCTGTGGTTGGTTTGTTGTTGAAGAGTTATATCGACAACGCCCTGCAAACTCCGTTGATGATTGCGTTTACCATGTTCGGAGGTGGCTTTGTCCTTTTGTTCGTTGACAAATGGTTCCTGAATCCAACGATTCATTCCGAAGAAGAAATTCCTTATAAAAAAGCATGGATGATCGGTGTGTATCAGATATTATCGGTTGTGCTTCCCGGATTGAGCAGAAGCGCTTCGACAATTATCGGCGGGATGCAACAAAAACTGACGCGTAAAGCCGCTGCCGAGTTTTCGTTTTTTCTTGGAGTGCCTACCCTGGCAGGCGCATTTGTAGTAAGCTTTTGGGATGCTTATAAGAAAACTCCTGAATTGCTGACGCACCATAACCTTATGCTGCTCGCAGCAGGTAACTTTATCGGGTTTGTGGTAGCTATCTTTGCCATCAAAGGTTTTATTGCTTATTTAACCAAACACGGATTCAAATTTTTCGGCTATTACCGTATTATCTTCGGTTTTATCATTATTGTACTGTTACTATTGCACGTCCACGTTGACTTTTAATGCGATACGAAATTTTTTTACATGGATTTTATCGAAGGAGAAGTTCTTTATTTCAATAAACCCCTGCATTGGACTTCATTTAGCTTAGTCAACAAAATTCGTTGGTTAATCAGTAAACAGCTTAAAGTCAAAAAAATAAAGGTAGGCCACGCCGGAACGCTTGATCCTCTTGCAACCGGCGTGATGATTCTTTGTACCGGGCGGGCCACCAAACTGATTGAATCTTTTCAATATCAGACAAAAGAATATGTGGCAACGCTTTTTCTGGGCGCCACTACGCCTTCATTCGACCTTGAAAAACCAATTGATAAAGAATATCCCACAAGCCATATCACAAGAGAATTAGTAGAGACTAAATTGCAACAGTTTATTGGCTCTATAGAGCAGATTCCACCCGTTTACTCCGCCGTGAAAGTGGATGGGAAAAGAGCGTATGAATATGCACGTGAAGGTGCCGATGTAGAGCTGGCTTCAAAAACGCTGGTCATTGACGAGCTGGAAATCCTTGCTTTTGACCTGCCTGTCTTAAAACTTCGTATCGTGTGTAGCAAAGGAACTTATATCCGGGCTTTGGCAAGAGATATCGGGCAAGCACTCGACAGCGGAGCTCATCTTACCGAACTTACACGCACACGCATTGGAAATGTTACCATTGACCAGTGCATGACGCCGGAGGATTTTGAAAAGTTCCTTAAATTACCACAAAAGGAGCCCTAAAGTTTCCTTGTTAGCACATTCTCAGTCAAATGTTACGGTAATTTAACCGTTTGTCTATTGACATTGCCTATCTGCAAAGCGTACTTTTGCACACAATTTGCTGTTTTGTAATCTCATCTGTGATCTATTCTAATAAGCTTAATCAAATAATCGCGAGATTCTTTATTATCTAATTAATTCATATTATGAAGCTTTCCCAGTTCAAATTTAAATTACCTGACGAATTAATCGCCCTCTATCCTACTAAACACAGAGACGAATCACGCCTTTTAGTCTTACACCGAAAAACCGGAGAAATTGA encodes the following:
- a CDS encoding cell division protein FtsX: MSHRASRQKKRFFNLHVISTISIAFVLFLIGLISILVIIGNDVSNYVKENVNMSVVIEDSISPHDLQVVQQLIQTMPGVKSYEYISKEQALKDHIRDLGENPADFLGYNPLLASFEVKLTSFYANTDSVSHIEKRLKKYAGVKQVIYQKDIIQLVNDNLTKTGYFLMGIAAILIFISTVLLNNTIRLSIYSKRFVINTMRLVGAKAWFIRRAFVWRYLWNGLIAAVIALALLGVAAYYVQIALGVNFNLYNLRVELMVSGVVVLFGLLISFFAALFAVNRYIRMRTNDMYFI
- a CDS encoding undecaprenyl-diphosphate phosphatase, with translation MTWLHTLILSVIEGLTEFLPVSSTGHMALAGAFMGIDKNAFTKLFIENIQFGTILSVVVVYWRKFIDFKSWHFYLKLILALIPSAVVGLLLKSYIDNALQTPLMIAFTMFGGGFVLLFVDKWFLNPTIHSEEEIPYKKAWMIGVYQILSVVLPGLSRSASTIIGGMQQKLTRKAAAEFSFFLGVPTLAGAFVVSFWDAYKKTPELLTHHNLMLLAAGNFIGFVVAIFAIKGFIAYLTKHGFKFFGYYRIIFGFIIIVLLLLHVHVDF
- a CDS encoding DUF3098 domain-containing protein, with protein sequence MKQTKQPVKTDETQNQRDFALGKTNWILIGVSVFMIILGFLLMTGGKSGSVFNPDIFSTRRITVGPMISLFGFLSMFFSIMWRNKKEDENK
- the truB gene encoding tRNA pseudouridine(55) synthase TruB, whose translation is MDFIEGEVLYFNKPLHWTSFSLVNKIRWLISKQLKVKKIKVGHAGTLDPLATGVMILCTGRATKLIESFQYQTKEYVATLFLGATTPSFDLEKPIDKEYPTSHITRELVETKLQQFIGSIEQIPPVYSAVKVDGKRAYEYAREGADVELASKTLVIDELEILAFDLPVLKLRIVCSKGTYIRALARDIGQALDSGAHLTELTRTRIGNVTIDQCMTPEDFEKFLKLPQKEP
- a CDS encoding YfhO family protein; translation: MNKQIWSKSVPHLVAILFFIIVSYIYFSPVIEGKVVIGHDNQTWAGMSKETMDYNATHKTPTLWTNSMFGGMPTYQIAMKTPADAVSFIYSFFTVFPRPVYYLILYLIGFYILMLALRINPWLSMIGAAAFAFASYNFIIIAAGHSSKAITIAYMAPVIGSVVMAFRERRWLGAILTAIFLGLGIKAGHFQIVYYVLIIILILGISELIYSIKDKQFGDFLKTLGALGISLVLAVGINATTLLTTYEYGQYSMRGQGSSASQNHQSNKGGLDKDYITQWSYGIGETLTLLIPDFRGGASDGTLTENSATGQKLDALGADASQIMSTQKWPLYWGNQPMTSGPVYVGAIVCFLFVLGLFLVEGRYKWWLLAATILSVMLAWGKNFGLMTDFFIDHVPMYNKFRTVSMILVIAGYTMPILAVLAIQRIVKGEYDQEKFKKALYWSLGITGGLSLLFALIPSLAGNFMSPSDNQFTGNYAFLQNTLPIDRESLLRSDAFRSFIFILLAGAAIWLFTKKKINTSWLYISLGVLILLDMYPVAKRYLNDSNFESKTVAASIKPSVADKAILQDTTYYRVLNLSVSPFNDASTSYFHKSIGGYHGAKLREYQDLIDAQLIPEIESIFSSFKQAKTAADIQQPLAAQVVLNMLDMKYLIYDPQAPPILNPYANGSQWLIRKVVTVPDQAAALQKVGQIDTKHEAVVTQSVATTLPSSFGSDTTATITLQKYEPNKLVYDYQSKSPQIAVFSEIYYPKGWNAYIDGKKVPFVKADYLLRAMALNAGQYQIMFRFDPKSYSLGNAISMISSILLILFVLGGLFLLFRKCRKKREQ